One genomic segment of Amycolatopsis sp. Hca4 includes these proteins:
- a CDS encoding condensation domain-containing protein, whose protein sequence is MSSPIASPDRPHSGSGPGAAPLSAAQRRLWLVDQAAPGAATYNVPVFLRWHGRVDVPALRAALTEVVRRHEVLRTRYLLRDGDPVQQVVPAAPVDVEVVATEDARESASHRVALPFDLAAGPVLRATVFHGAEDAVLLVLHHIAFDGWSLGRLGADLALAYDAAVHGRPVRLPLLGEQYAGFARRDAAEAGSAETADRIGRRLAELAGVPAGLTLAGALPRGPGRRVVRDGAEQAAVLSEPLWQSVADYARAHRSTPFVVLFAAFQLLLRLRSARTEFLAAAITANRSSVEVEDLVGFFVNTVPLRCSVPDGADFTELCHRVRGEAYRALTHQRIPFDRLTAAARTELVDVAFALQNFPRPPADVPVRWDQPEILPTGTAKFDLLLTVEPRGDGARVTLEHDTGRYPADVAAALLESYVDILALVLADPAADLSRFAAEPAAEEPVRAEEPGTTALSGTQHRAAELFVAALGELGAEVGELGPRADFFALGGHSLLVVRMLRRIEDETGVALSARRFLADPTVAGLAALLAEPAPAAAAPVPADSGPERPATAAQQRFWSLDRLPWLRQAYVVPAVVELPAGTDPDRLRDVTAAVLAHHGAFRSVFRLDRKRRRVVVRTGDAEPPVTVTDARAWDADRLAAHLAEACWAGFDLAAGPLARAEAVCHRDGVSLVVVAHHIVCDGPSMDLVLRQIDALGRGEPLAPAVSPSPAEEDGADRDTEAVIARLTGAPVDVALPHDRPRPPEQSTEALVVRASLGPERAAALRATATAAGCTPFMLGAALLGVALARASAQRDFLFAFPWSTRSARDAGTVGMFVDTLLLRVDLRDDPSWTALLGRVRAASQAAFGTSLARFDAVAAALDPGRDTSRPPVTPVYLTVRDTPPPGRLRPLKPLHIKYELELTVVDDGEELAFELAGLTALFDRGTAETLLAAIVTAAEDLSTGPSARPLEEM, encoded by the coding sequence GTGTCCTCGCCCATTGCTTCGCCCGATCGGCCGCACAGCGGTTCCGGCCCCGGGGCGGCGCCGCTGTCGGCGGCCCAGCGCCGCCTGTGGCTGGTGGACCAGGCCGCCCCCGGCGCGGCGACCTACAACGTCCCGGTCTTCCTGCGGTGGCACGGCCGGGTGGACGTGCCCGCCCTGCGGGCCGCGCTCACCGAGGTCGTCCGGCGGCACGAAGTGCTGCGCACCCGGTACCTCTTGCGGGACGGCGATCCCGTCCAGCAGGTGGTCCCGGCGGCCCCGGTCGACGTCGAGGTCGTCGCGACCGAAGACGCCCGTGAAAGCGCTTCACACCGCGTGGCGCTGCCGTTCGACCTCGCCGCCGGGCCGGTCCTGCGCGCCACCGTCTTCCACGGCGCCGAGGACGCGGTGTTGCTGGTGCTGCACCACATCGCCTTCGACGGCTGGTCGCTCGGCCGCCTCGGCGCCGACCTCGCGCTGGCCTACGACGCCGCCGTGCACGGCCGGCCGGTGCGGCTGCCCCTCCTCGGCGAGCAGTACGCCGGCTTCGCGCGGCGGGACGCCGCGGAAGCCGGGTCGGCCGAAACCGCGGACCGGATCGGGCGACGGCTGGCCGAACTGGCCGGGGTGCCTGCCGGGCTGACCCTCGCCGGGGCGCTGCCGCGCGGACCCGGCCGCCGGGTCGTGCGCGACGGTGCCGAGCAGGCCGCCGTCCTATCCGAGCCGCTCTGGCAGTCGGTGGCGGACTACGCGCGGGCCCACCGGTCGACGCCGTTCGTGGTGCTGTTCGCGGCGTTCCAGCTGCTGCTGCGGCTGCGTTCGGCGCGCACGGAGTTCCTGGCCGCCGCGATCACCGCCAACCGGAGTTCGGTCGAGGTCGAGGACCTGGTGGGGTTCTTCGTCAACACGGTTCCGCTGCGGTGCTCGGTGCCGGACGGCGCCGACTTCACCGAGCTGTGCCACCGGGTGCGCGGCGAGGCCTACCGGGCGCTGACCCACCAGCGCATCCCGTTCGACCGGCTCACCGCGGCCGCCCGGACCGAGCTCGTCGACGTCGCCTTCGCGCTGCAGAACTTCCCCCGGCCGCCCGCGGACGTCCCGGTCCGCTGGGACCAGCCGGAGATCCTGCCGACCGGCACGGCCAAGTTCGACCTCCTGCTCACCGTCGAGCCGCGCGGCGACGGGGCCCGGGTGACCCTGGAGCACGACACCGGCCGGTACCCCGCCGACGTCGCCGCCGCGTTGCTGGAGTCCTATGTGGACATCCTGGCTCTGGTTCTCGCCGACCCGGCAGCGGACCTCTCGCGGTTCGCCGCGGAGCCGGCCGCCGAAGAGCCCGTCCGGGCGGAGGAGCCCGGCACCACTGCGTTGTCCGGCACGCAGCACCGTGCCGCGGAGCTGTTCGTCGCCGCGCTCGGCGAGCTGGGGGCCGAGGTGGGCGAGCTCGGGCCGCGGGCGGACTTCTTCGCCCTCGGCGGGCATTCGCTGCTGGTGGTGCGCATGCTCCGCCGGATCGAGGACGAGACCGGGGTGGCCCTGTCCGCCCGCCGGTTCCTGGCCGACCCGACGGTGGCCGGGCTGGCCGCCCTGCTCGCCGAACCGGCGCCCGCCGCGGCGGCCCCGGTCCCGGCCGACTCGGGGCCGGAGCGGCCGGCGACCGCGGCGCAGCAGCGGTTCTGGTCACTGGACCGGCTCCCGTGGCTGCGGCAGGCCTACGTCGTCCCCGCCGTCGTCGAGCTGCCCGCGGGCACCGACCCGGACCGGCTGCGGGACGTCACCGCCGCGGTGCTGGCCCACCACGGTGCGTTCCGCTCGGTCTTCCGGCTGGACCGCAAGCGCCGCCGGGTCGTGGTCCGGACCGGCGACGCGGAACCGCCGGTGACCGTGACCGACGCGCGGGCGTGGGACGCCGATCGGCTGGCGGCCCACCTCGCCGAGGCCTGCTGGGCGGGGTTCGACCTCGCCGCGGGACCGCTCGCCCGGGCCGAGGCCGTGTGCCACCGCGACGGTGTCTCGCTGGTGGTCGTGGCCCACCACATCGTCTGCGACGGGCCGTCGATGGACCTGGTGCTGCGGCAGATCGACGCACTGGGCCGCGGCGAGCCGCTCGCCCCGGCCGTCTCGCCTTCCCCCGCCGAGGAAGACGGCGCCGACCGGGACACCGAGGCCGTCATCGCCCGGCTGACCGGGGCACCGGTGGACGTCGCGCTGCCCCACGACCGGCCCCGGCCGCCCGAGCAGAGCACCGAAGCGCTCGTGGTCCGGGCGTCGCTCGGCCCCGAGCGGGCCGCCGCCCTGCGCGCCACCGCGACCGCCGCCGGCTGCACGCCGTTCATGCTCGGTGCGGCCCTGCTCGGCGTCGCCCTCGCCCGCGCGAGCGCCCAGCGCGACTTTCTCTTCGCCTTCCCGTGGTCGACCCGGTCGGCGCGGGACGCCGGCACCGTCGGGATGTTCGTCGACACCCTGCTGCTGCGCGTCGACCTGCGGGACGACCCGTCCTGGACCGCACTGCTGGGCCGCGTCCGCGCGGCGAGCCAGGCCGCGTTCGGCACGTCGCTGGCGCGTTTCGACGCCGTCGCGGCCGCACTGGACCCCGGGCGCGACACCAGCAGGCCGCCGGTGACCCCGGTGTACCTGACCGTGCGCGACACGCCGCCACCCGGCCGGCTGCGGCCACTGAAACCCTTGCACATCAAGTACGAGCTCGAGCTCACCGTCGTCGACGACGGGGAGGAGCTGGCCTTCGAGCTCGCGGGCCTGACCGCCCTGTTCGACCGCGGCACCGCGGAAACCCTGCTCGCCGCGATAGTCACCGCCGCCGAGGACCTCAGCACCGGTCCGTCGGCCCGGCCACTGGAGGAGATGTGA
- a CDS encoding acyl carrier protein: MTTSEGTGTELEERVRAVWAEILDLADPAALPLDRNFLDAGGSSLLLVMLWEDLRELTDRQLRVSDLFRHSTIRAQAAFLAGAEDRVAAPAGPAARGALLGRAGGRA, translated from the coding sequence GTGACGACCAGCGAAGGAACCGGCACCGAACTGGAGGAGCGGGTCCGCGCGGTGTGGGCGGAGATCCTGGACCTCGCCGACCCGGCGGCGCTGCCGCTCGACCGCAACTTCCTCGACGCGGGTGGCTCGTCGTTGCTGCTCGTGATGCTCTGGGAGGACCTGCGCGAGCTGACCGACCGGCAGCTGCGGGTGTCGGACCTGTTCCGGCACTCGACGATCCGCGCCCAGGCGGCGTTCCTCGCCGGCGCCGAAGACCGGGTCGCCGCCCCGGCGGGACCGGCCGCGCGGGGCGCTCTGCTCGGCCGGGCCGGTGGGCGGGCATGA
- a CDS encoding thioester reductase domain-containing protein: MSNSSPSEGPGGGAAVPAQSAGNSTDIAVIGVGCRFPDAWTPAQYWRNIERGVVSMRELSDEQLRAAGHSEEALDAPGFVRVGASLPGVADFAAEFFGYKAREVDAIDPQQRIFLEACWEALESAGHPPRPDGPVTGVFASSAAGNYSAAVFAARVRDEGLAAAVGDLDLTLGGQADFMTSRAAYKLGLRGPSVSVQTGCSSSLTAVHYGTLSLLSGESDLVLAGGATVLDPLLGYQPAPGGWVSEDGYVRSFDAKSSGTTYGSGVGVVVLRRLADALADGDPVLAVLRGTAVGNDGGDRLGYVAPNLDGVADVVAAALRVSGVPAGLVRYVEAHGTGTPLGDHVELLALAKAFRLSTTETGYCGLGSVMANIGHLGPAAGIAGFIKAVHVARTGVLPPHPAFDSPRDPAELAASPFHVPTERVVDPAADRHVLVNSMGVGGTNAVAVLGAPPAPSRPPAEAGDTVRLVLSARTRAELDALSRQLADELDAPDAPVGDIAHTLRVGRAAFGERRVVTAPPGRLAAALRLPRPPLAATARPVPRRAVVVGTQPPAGLLAALPPDTTVSTVDPGEADGIHRIFADGPGELDELLATAWLNGVDVDWAAAAGGTGRRVPLPTYPFQRKRFWPLDRLDVFAPARPAAEQPAATGSLEDDIAALWGELFDRETVGVDEEFGALGGTSLLSVQMALRLQQRHGVLVNVHRAGGSRATVRRLAGIVRAQLADGTTEQSEVDDHGPLVDADLKLPLVPMSRRRAPGRDVLLTGATGYLGAFLLHELLKTTQGRVYCLVRAADPAEAAARLREAAAAVALPAPDPDRAVAVPADLRTFGGTADSLAGGVLADRIGHVVHCAARVVFTEPYRVLREDNVLPLVDLLNWVRRHGIRDFSLVSTLAATAPASGTDGTRLETRRQPLHPDLGGYGISKWVGERLLERAEEDGIRARVFRPGLIMAAGGTGACNARDLVWLMLASGLATGTHPLDDRAEPVAPVDVIARAIAELALSPASAGRVYHLADERSIGTRDLFGLLAGTGLETDPMPLPDWRAMVAKEALARDSRVLSAVALYELEGHELAEDAVQVRAWQPWLRRRGLSSAIDGAQLRRGLEFLAAHDEAFGELLPELAKEGK, from the coding sequence ATGAGCAACAGCAGCCCTTCGGAGGGGCCGGGTGGCGGAGCCGCCGTCCCGGCGCAGAGCGCCGGCAACAGCACAGATATTGCCGTCATCGGCGTCGGGTGCCGGTTCCCGGATGCCTGGACGCCCGCGCAGTACTGGCGCAACATCGAGCGCGGTGTCGTGTCGATGCGGGAGCTGAGCGACGAGCAGCTGCGGGCGGCCGGGCACTCGGAGGAGGCCCTCGACGCGCCCGGGTTCGTCCGGGTCGGCGCGTCGCTGCCGGGCGTGGCCGACTTCGCCGCGGAGTTCTTCGGTTACAAAGCCCGCGAAGTCGACGCCATCGACCCGCAGCAGCGGATCTTCCTCGAAGCCTGCTGGGAGGCCCTGGAGTCGGCCGGGCACCCGCCGCGCCCGGACGGTCCGGTCACCGGGGTCTTCGCCAGCAGCGCGGCCGGCAACTACTCGGCCGCGGTGTTCGCGGCGCGCGTGCGCGACGAAGGCCTCGCCGCGGCGGTCGGCGACCTGGACCTGACCCTCGGCGGCCAGGCGGACTTCATGACCTCCCGGGCCGCCTACAAGCTGGGCCTGCGCGGTCCTTCGGTGAGCGTGCAGACCGGGTGTTCGTCGTCGCTGACGGCGGTGCACTACGGGACGCTCAGCCTGCTGTCCGGCGAGAGCGACCTGGTGCTCGCGGGCGGGGCGACGGTGCTCGACCCGCTGCTCGGCTACCAGCCGGCGCCCGGCGGGTGGGTGTCCGAAGACGGGTACGTGCGGTCGTTCGACGCGAAGTCGAGCGGAACGACGTACGGCTCGGGCGTCGGCGTCGTCGTGCTGCGGCGGCTGGCCGACGCGCTCGCCGACGGCGATCCCGTGCTGGCCGTGCTGCGCGGCACGGCGGTCGGCAACGACGGCGGCGACCGGCTCGGGTACGTCGCTCCCAACCTGGACGGTGTCGCGGACGTCGTGGCGGCCGCCTTGCGCGTCTCCGGCGTCCCGGCCGGGCTCGTCCGCTACGTCGAGGCGCACGGCACCGGCACCCCGCTGGGGGACCACGTCGAGCTGCTGGCGCTGGCCAAGGCGTTCCGGCTGAGCACCACCGAAACCGGCTACTGCGGGCTCGGCTCGGTGATGGCGAACATCGGGCACCTGGGCCCGGCGGCGGGCATCGCCGGCTTCATCAAGGCCGTGCACGTCGCCCGCACCGGCGTCCTGCCCCCGCACCCGGCGTTCGATTCCCCGCGCGACCCGGCCGAGCTGGCCGCGAGCCCGTTCCACGTGCCGACCGAGCGGGTCGTCGACCCGGCCGCCGACCGGCACGTCCTGGTGAACTCGATGGGCGTGGGCGGGACCAACGCGGTCGCGGTGCTCGGCGCGCCGCCGGCGCCGTCGCGTCCGCCGGCCGAAGCGGGCGACACGGTCCGGCTGGTGCTGTCCGCGCGGACCCGGGCCGAGCTGGACGCGCTGTCGCGGCAGCTCGCCGACGAGCTCGACGCGCCGGACGCCCCGGTCGGCGACATCGCGCACACGCTGCGGGTCGGCCGGGCCGCGTTCGGCGAACGGCGGGTCGTGACGGCCCCGCCCGGCCGGCTCGCCGCGGCGCTGCGGCTGCCCCGGCCCCCGCTGGCCGCCACCGCGCGCCCGGTGCCGCGCCGCGCGGTCGTCGTCGGGACGCAGCCGCCCGCCGGCCTGCTCGCCGCCCTCCCGCCGGACACCACCGTGTCCACTGTGGACCCCGGCGAGGCGGACGGGATCCACCGGATCTTCGCCGACGGGCCGGGCGAGCTCGACGAGCTGCTGGCCACGGCGTGGCTCAACGGCGTCGACGTCGACTGGGCAGCCGCCGCGGGCGGGACCGGCCGCCGGGTCCCGCTGCCGACCTACCCCTTCCAGCGCAAGCGGTTCTGGCCGCTGGACCGGCTGGACGTGTTCGCGCCCGCCCGCCCGGCGGCCGAGCAGCCGGCGGCGACCGGGTCCCTGGAAGACGACATCGCCGCCCTGTGGGGTGAGCTGTTCGACCGCGAGACCGTCGGCGTCGACGAGGAGTTCGGCGCGCTGGGCGGGACTTCGCTGCTGTCGGTGCAGATGGCGCTGCGGCTGCAGCAGCGCCACGGGGTGCTGGTCAACGTCCACCGCGCGGGCGGCAGCCGGGCCACCGTGCGGCGGCTGGCGGGGATCGTGCGCGCGCAGCTGGCGGACGGCACCACTGAGCAGTCCGAAGTGGACGATCACGGCCCGCTGGTCGACGCCGACCTGAAGCTGCCGCTCGTGCCGATGTCGCGGCGGCGGGCCCCGGGCCGGGACGTCCTGCTCACCGGCGCCACCGGCTACCTCGGCGCGTTCCTGCTGCACGAGCTGCTGAAGACGACGCAGGGCCGGGTGTACTGCCTGGTACGGGCCGCGGATCCGGCGGAGGCAGCCGCCCGGTTGCGGGAGGCGGCCGCCGCGGTGGCGCTGCCGGCACCCGATCCGGACCGTGCCGTCGCCGTGCCCGCGGACCTGCGTACCTTCGGCGGGACCGCGGACTCGCTGGCCGGGGGCGTACTGGCGGACCGGATCGGGCACGTCGTGCACTGCGCGGCCCGGGTGGTGTTCACCGAGCCGTACCGGGTGCTGCGCGAGGACAACGTCCTGCCGCTGGTGGATCTGCTCAACTGGGTGCGCCGCCACGGCATCCGCGACTTCAGCCTGGTCTCGACGCTGGCCGCGACCGCACCGGCGAGCGGGACCGACGGCACCCGGCTGGAGACGCGGCGCCAGCCGCTGCACCCCGACCTCGGCGGCTACGGGATCAGCAAGTGGGTCGGCGAGCGGCTGCTGGAGCGGGCCGAAGAGGACGGCATCCGGGCGCGGGTGTTCCGGCCGGGCCTGATCATGGCGGCCGGCGGCACGGGCGCGTGCAACGCCCGGGACCTGGTGTGGCTGATGCTCGCCAGCGGCCTGGCCACCGGCACCCACCCGCTCGACGACCGCGCCGAGCCGGTCGCCCCCGTCGACGTCATCGCGCGGGCGATCGCCGAGCTGGCGCTGAGCCCGGCGTCGGCGGGCCGGGTCTACCACCTCGCCGACGAGCGCTCGATCGGCACCCGGGACCTGTTCGGCCTGCTGGCCGGCACCGGGCTGGAGACCGACCCGATGCCGTTGCCGGACTGGCGGGCGATGGTGGCCAAGGAGGCGCTCGCCCGCGACAGCCGCGTGCTGTCGGCGGTCGCGCTGTACGAGCTCGAGGGCCACGAGCTGGCCGAGGACGCGGTCCAGGTCCGCGCCTGGCAGCCCTGGCTGCGCCGCCGAGGTCTCAGCTCGGCGATCGACGGCGCACAGCTGCGCCGCGGTCTGGAATTCCTGGCCGCGCACGACGAAGCGTTCGGTGAGTTGCTGCCCGAACTGGCGAAGGAGGGCAAGTGA
- a CDS encoding 3-hydroxyacyl-CoA dehydrogenase family protein, whose protein sequence is MSGERLAVLGAGVMGTAITTLAAGHGLPVTVVDVDPARLAAVEADVRGQLRLAQLMGKLPGDVTAGEITPADNVAAVAEADVVIESITERPELKAKVLAEVSAVVRPGALLVSNTSAIPIDELAGSVTHPGRLVGIHFMNPPYLIHAVELIRGPRSTDAAMAAAAALLDRLGRAPVVVGDGPGFVINRILQRTINEAARIVEEGIASPEAVDAAFTGCLGHTTGPLATADLIGLDNVVDSLRVLHERTGDAGYEPCALLLRKVADGDFGRKTGQGFHRH, encoded by the coding sequence GTGAGCGGGGAACGGCTGGCGGTGCTCGGTGCCGGGGTCATGGGTACCGCGATCACGACGCTGGCGGCGGGGCACGGCCTGCCGGTGACCGTCGTCGACGTCGACCCCGCGCGGCTTGCCGCGGTCGAGGCCGATGTGCGGGGGCAGCTGCGGCTGGCGCAGCTGATGGGGAAGCTGCCCGGTGATGTCACGGCCGGGGAGATCACGCCCGCGGACAACGTCGCCGCCGTCGCGGAGGCCGATGTGGTGATCGAGTCGATCACCGAACGGCCCGAGCTGAAGGCGAAGGTGCTCGCCGAGGTCTCGGCCGTCGTGCGGCCGGGGGCGCTGCTGGTGTCCAACACCTCGGCCATCCCGATCGACGAGCTCGCCGGCTCGGTCACCCATCCCGGGCGACTCGTCGGCATCCACTTCATGAACCCGCCCTACCTGATCCACGCGGTCGAGCTGATCCGCGGGCCGCGCAGCACCGATGCGGCGATGGCCGCCGCGGCCGCTCTGCTGGACCGGCTCGGCCGGGCCCCCGTCGTCGTCGGTGACGGTCCGGGCTTCGTGATCAACCGGATCCTGCAGCGGACGATCAACGAGGCGGCGCGGATCGTCGAGGAGGGCATCGCGAGCCCGGAGGCGGTGGACGCGGCGTTCACCGGCTGCCTCGGGCACACGACCGGGCCGCTGGCCACCGCCGACCTGATCGGGCTCGACAACGTCGTCGACTCGCTGCGCGTGCTGCACGAACGCACCGGCGACGCGGGCTACGAACCGTGCGCGCTGCTGCTGCGCAAGGTCGCCGACGGCGACTTCGGCCGCAAGACCGGCCAGGGCTTCCACCGACACTGA
- a CDS encoding acyl carrier protein: MSTTTNQEPVTADAVRADLLTFLEQRTKQAVDPDLDLFASGLVSSMFAMELVVHLESAFGLTIGGPDLKLDHFRTVTAMTALVLRLRETADG; encoded by the coding sequence GTGAGCACAACGACCAACCAGGAACCGGTCACCGCGGACGCGGTCCGGGCGGATCTGCTGACCTTCCTGGAGCAGCGCACGAAACAGGCCGTCGACCCGGACCTCGACCTGTTCGCCTCCGGGCTCGTCTCCTCGATGTTCGCGATGGAGCTGGTGGTGCACCTGGAGAGCGCGTTCGGCCTGACGATCGGCGGCCCCGACCTCAAGCTGGACCACTTCCGCACCGTGACCGCGATGACCGCGCTGGTGCTGCGGCTGCGGGAGACCGCCGATGGCTGA
- a CDS encoding acyl-CoA dehydrogenase family protein → MAELHTEAAALATELAADAAAGWDLAGELPRPVLRELGIKGVLCAQVPSDHGGLGLSSVDNGKLTAHVGTLCGSLRSVLTSQGMAAWAVQRLGTARQRAAHLTALTGGSLAGVAFSEPGAGSDLAAMATTLTVEGDEVVVDGAKVWVTVGAYADLLVVIGKLDGQAGCVVVPADAPGVRVTRVPDPLGCRAAGHADVRFDRVRLPADALLGGTALPLGMLVTTVLTYGRISVAWGCAGILRTCLAEAARHVSARRQGGVALSEHQLVRRHLAGLYVAERSATLACARASRCWDEGDPDLGGAAVLAKHLAATGAAAGAATAVQLLASAGARDGHPVARAYRDAKLMEIIEGSNEISELVLAEEALRTWA, encoded by the coding sequence ATGGCTGAGCTGCACACCGAAGCGGCGGCTCTCGCCACCGAGCTCGCCGCGGACGCCGCCGCGGGCTGGGACCTCGCCGGGGAACTGCCCCGGCCGGTGCTGCGCGAGCTCGGCATCAAGGGCGTCCTGTGCGCGCAGGTGCCGTCGGACCACGGCGGCCTCGGACTGTCCAGTGTGGACAACGGGAAACTGACCGCGCACGTGGGGACGTTGTGCGGTTCGCTGCGCAGCGTGCTGACGTCGCAGGGCATGGCCGCATGGGCGGTGCAGCGGCTGGGCACCGCCCGCCAGCGCGCCGCCCACCTGACCGCGCTCACCGGGGGTTCGCTCGCAGGCGTGGCGTTCAGCGAGCCCGGTGCCGGCAGCGACCTCGCCGCGATGGCGACGACGCTGACCGTCGAGGGCGACGAGGTCGTCGTCGACGGCGCGAAGGTGTGGGTCACCGTCGGGGCCTACGCCGACCTGCTGGTGGTGATCGGGAAGCTGGACGGCCAGGCCGGGTGCGTGGTCGTGCCCGCCGACGCGCCGGGGGTCCGCGTGACGCGGGTGCCCGACCCGCTCGGGTGCCGCGCCGCCGGGCACGCCGACGTCCGGTTCGACCGGGTCCGGCTGCCCGCCGACGCGCTGCTCGGCGGCACGGCCCTCCCGCTCGGCATGCTCGTGACGACCGTGCTCACCTACGGCCGGATCTCCGTCGCGTGGGGCTGCGCCGGCATCCTCCGCACCTGCCTGGCCGAGGCCGCCCGGCACGTCTCGGCGCGGCGGCAGGGCGGGGTGGCGCTGAGCGAGCACCAGCTCGTGCGCCGGCACCTGGCCGGCCTGTACGTCGCCGAACGGTCCGCGACGCTGGCGTGTGCCCGGGCCAGCCGGTGCTGGGACGAGGGCGACCCGGATCTGGGCGGGGCCGCCGTGCTGGCCAAGCACCTCGCCGCGACCGGGGCGGCCGCGGGCGCGGCCACCGCCGTGCAGCTGCTGGCCTCGGCCGGCGCCCGGGACGGTCACCCGGTCGCGCGCGCGTACCGGGACGCGAAGCTGATGGAAATCATCGAGGGCAGCAACGAGATCAGCGAACTCGTGCTGGCCGAAGAAGCCCTGCGGACGTGGGCATGA
- a CDS encoding 3-oxoacyl-[acyl-carrier-protein] synthase III C-terminal domain-containing protein, whose translation MTGADVIGIGTVHCVLPEDFTEVPALPELDSLPSEEAEFATASGISRVGVFPEADTAEYATRACQELLKEAPGEPDVLVMVGPRAPDVLLGSDVGRVQAGCGLEKTFSFTVDGLGCAGSSVAWALARDLLLADPAKQSVLITHASRPAGADRVRYPVTVIGDGAYAMTVVRGGRPELVAHRQETDGSFHDLFRVDYKQAPWYEWREECQSPDRYRFELAMHSRLRLSRLVDEVLAEAGLGKDGVAATLMQNVTASAFDFYETLLGLPIHPVCARNLAGYGHVGAMDVVLNLDALLGSGEVSAGEHVLVLNNSPVAAWAVSLWRV comes from the coding sequence ATGACGGGAGCGGACGTGATCGGGATCGGCACCGTCCACTGTGTCCTGCCCGAGGACTTCACCGAGGTGCCCGCCCTGCCCGAACTGGACTCCCTGCCGTCCGAAGAGGCCGAGTTCGCCACGGCCAGCGGGATTTCCCGGGTCGGCGTCTTCCCCGAGGCCGACACGGCGGAGTACGCGACGCGGGCGTGCCAGGAGCTGCTCAAGGAAGCACCCGGCGAACCCGACGTGCTCGTCATGGTCGGCCCGCGGGCGCCGGACGTCCTGCTGGGCTCGGACGTCGGCCGGGTCCAGGCCGGCTGCGGGCTGGAGAAGACGTTCTCCTTCACCGTCGACGGCCTCGGGTGCGCGGGCTCGAGCGTGGCGTGGGCGCTGGCCCGGGACCTGCTGCTCGCGGACCCGGCGAAGCAGAGCGTCCTGATCACGCACGCGAGCCGCCCGGCCGGCGCCGACCGCGTCCGCTATCCGGTCACCGTGATCGGGGACGGCGCCTACGCCATGACGGTGGTCCGCGGCGGCCGGCCGGAGCTGGTGGCGCACCGGCAGGAGACCGACGGCAGCTTCCACGACCTGTTCCGCGTCGACTACAAGCAGGCGCCGTGGTACGAGTGGCGCGAAGAGTGCCAGTCGCCCGACCGCTACCGGTTCGAGCTCGCCATGCACAGCAGGCTGCGGTTGAGCCGGCTGGTCGACGAGGTGCTCGCGGAGGCGGGACTGGGCAAGGACGGTGTCGCCGCCACGCTGATGCAGAACGTGACCGCGAGCGCCTTCGACTTCTACGAAACCCTGCTGGGCCTGCCGATCCACCCGGTGTGCGCGCGGAACCTGGCCGGGTACGGGCACGTCGGGGCGATGGACGTGGTGCTCAACCTCGACGCGCTGCTCGGCTCGGGCGAGGTCTCGGCGGGGGAACACGTGCTGGTGTTGAACAACAGCCCGGTGGCCGCGTGGGCGGTGTCGCTGTGGCGGGTCTGA
- a CDS encoding HAD family hydrolase — translation MKCLVWDLDNTLWRGTLLEDAEVGVAEEVRAVVRELDARGILQSVASRNDHDHAWQRLEAVGLAEYFVLPKIGWGRKSDSVREIADELKFALGTIAFVDDQPAERAEVAHHLPEVRCYDATDVLELLGRPEFSPATVTVDARRRRTMYQASFRRDAARDRFDGPDEDFLRSLELELGIRRAGEEELSRVEELTLRTSQMNATGVHYPDAVLRDLLSDERHEVLVTTLTDRFGPHGAVGVLLVAKDAEAWHLKLLATSCRVVSFGVGAIVLGWLADQAARAGAHLVADFRPTARNRMMEIAYRFAGYTEAPCGCQAGLAPAEEGVQRLHLVPRRTDPPSTMKVTAPSLTGVAVTA, via the coding sequence GTGAAGTGCCTGGTCTGGGACCTCGACAACACGTTGTGGCGGGGCACCCTGCTGGAAGACGCCGAGGTGGGCGTGGCCGAGGAGGTCCGCGCGGTGGTGCGCGAGCTGGACGCGCGGGGCATCCTGCAGTCGGTGGCCAGCCGCAACGACCACGACCACGCCTGGCAGCGGCTGGAGGCGGTCGGCCTGGCCGAGTACTTCGTGCTGCCGAAGATCGGCTGGGGCCGCAAGTCCGATTCGGTGCGCGAAATCGCCGACGAGCTGAAGTTCGCGCTCGGCACCATCGCCTTCGTCGACGACCAGCCCGCCGAACGGGCGGAGGTCGCCCACCACCTGCCCGAGGTGCGCTGCTACGACGCCACGGACGTCCTGGAGCTGCTCGGACGGCCGGAGTTCAGCCCGGCCACCGTCACGGTCGACGCGCGGCGGCGCCGCACGATGTACCAGGCCTCGTTCCGCCGCGACGCCGCTCGCGACCGCTTCGACGGGCCCGACGAGGACTTCCTGCGCTCCCTCGAGCTGGAGCTCGGGATCCGGCGGGCGGGGGAGGAGGAGCTCTCCCGCGTCGAGGAGCTGACCCTGCGCACCAGCCAGATGAACGCCACCGGCGTGCACTACCCGGACGCCGTGCTGCGCGACCTGCTCTCCGACGAGCGGCACGAGGTCCTGGTGACCACGCTGACCGATCGGTTCGGGCCGCACGGCGCGGTCGGGGTGCTGCTGGTGGCGAAGGACGCCGAAGCGTGGCACCTCAAGCTGCTCGCGACCTCCTGCCGGGTGGTCTCGTTCGGCGTCGGCGCGATCGTGCTCGGCTGGCTCGCCGACCAGGCCGCGCGGGCCGGGGCGCACCTGGTCGCCGACTTCCGGCCGACCGCGCGCAACCGGATGATGGAGATCGCCTACCGGTTCGCCGGTTACACCGAAGCCCCATGCGGTTGCCAGGCCGGCCTGGCGCCGGCCGAAGAGGGCGTCCAGCGGCTGCACCTCGTCCCGCGGCGCACGGATCCGCCGTCGACGATGAAGGTCACCGCGCCTTCGCTGACCGGTGTGGCGGTGACGGCGTGA